A single genomic interval of Nitrospira sp. harbors:
- a CDS encoding ABC transporter substrate-binding protein — MMIGVFLFLWLAAAIGCTQSGEGTDRTPTVLVFKHGKLSGDGRVLSDLLRDFERQHEGVTVREELLPSDSDRQHQYYAMNLDGGKAPFDVLGIDTIWAQEFAKAGWIAPLDGLLTPAEQEEFFPGPIEAATFNGRLYAVPWYVDAGVLYYRRDLLDRHGLEPPRTWLELVQAAKLILDAERDSRLAGFVWQGKQYEGLMCVTLEVLRSNGTDLWSGDRDRAESGLRFLRETISTYGITPLSTSMADEESTRWMFGEGHALFMRNWPYAWSLLQQKGSPVRGKVGVVSLPAFSGFASAPVLGGWMLAIPKSSTHQAMVGELIKFLTSPDTQRKVAVELGYNPVRRALYADESLLEVRPLLKDLHPILLEARPRPVTPYYLLISQAVQPEISAVVVGRKSPKEALEAIRRRVDQIMGEQRSTAVMER; from the coding sequence ATGATGATCGGGGTGTTCCTCTTCCTCTGGCTGGCGGCGGCGATTGGCTGTACGCAGAGCGGAGAAGGGACGGATCGTACGCCGACTGTTCTTGTGTTCAAGCATGGGAAATTATCCGGTGATGGGCGTGTGCTGTCCGACCTGCTCAGAGATTTCGAACGACAGCATGAAGGGGTCACGGTTCGCGAAGAGCTCTTACCGTCCGATTCGGACCGACAACATCAATACTATGCCATGAATTTGGACGGAGGAAAGGCTCCGTTCGATGTGCTGGGGATCGATACGATTTGGGCGCAGGAATTCGCCAAGGCCGGATGGATTGCCCCGCTGGACGGACTGCTGACTCCGGCTGAGCAAGAGGAGTTCTTTCCTGGTCCGATCGAGGCTGCGACTTTCAATGGCCGCCTGTATGCGGTGCCGTGGTATGTCGATGCAGGGGTTCTCTACTACCGGCGTGACTTGTTGGATCGTCACGGTCTTGAACCACCGCGCACGTGGCTTGAGCTTGTTCAGGCCGCCAAGCTGATCCTGGATGCGGAACGAGACTCTCGCTTAGCCGGGTTTGTGTGGCAGGGGAAGCAATATGAAGGTCTGATGTGTGTCACGCTCGAGGTGCTGCGGAGTAACGGAACTGATCTCTGGAGCGGCGATCGAGACCGTGCCGAGTCTGGTCTGCGTTTCTTGCGAGAGACCATTTCGACCTACGGCATTACCCCGCTGTCCACCAGCATGGCCGATGAAGAATCCACTCGGTGGATGTTCGGTGAAGGCCATGCGCTGTTCATGCGAAATTGGCCCTATGCCTGGTCCCTCCTGCAACAGAAGGGCTCGCCGGTTCGCGGGAAGGTGGGAGTCGTTTCGCTGCCGGCCTTTTCCGGATTTGCCAGTGCGCCGGTTCTCGGAGGGTGGATGCTCGCCATCCCGAAGAGTTCCACCCATCAAGCGATGGTGGGCGAGCTGATTAAGTTCTTGACCTCGCCCGACACGCAACGCAAGGTCGCCGTGGAGTTGGGGTATAACCCGGTTCGGCGAGCGCTCTATGCCGATGAGTCATTGCTCGAGGTGCGCCCTCTCCTGAAGGATCTCCATCCGATCCTGTTGGAAGCTAGGCCGCGTCCGGTCACACCATATTATCTCCTCATTTCTCAAGCGGTACAACCGGAAATCAGTGCGGTCGTCGTGGGGCG